From Gammaproteobacteria bacterium, a single genomic window includes:
- a CDS encoding YncE family protein, whose amino-acid sequence MAMFRSLLLLNLVALPAIATGNWAFVLNSTDDDYSVIDMSRYEELRRVPVGKGPHHLVLTPDGKYIVVGNAGSNNLVLVDPVSGELVKRIPGIADPYHLAFSPDNKWFVANGNRLDRVDIYRYDNADFRLVKRVRLPKTPSHMAYSPDSSRVYITLQESDQVARIDLDSQTVDWVVSVGRQPAGIWMTPDNKHLLVAHTGADDLSVLEAGQGGIVKTIKTDKGAHNFTAVGDGRHLLLSNRVAGNISVIDYHDLKEVERFPVPGGPDDMELTNDGQELWVTTRWINRVTVVDWPSRKVKKLIKVGRSPHGLYFRNHAPRQ is encoded by the coding sequence ATGGCCATGTTTCGCTCCCTTTTGTTACTGAACCTTGTCGCGTTACCCGCCATCGCCACGGGTAACTGGGCGTTCGTGCTGAACTCCACTGATGATGATTACAGTGTCATCGACATGAGTCGTTACGAGGAGTTGCGCCGTGTTCCGGTGGGCAAGGGGCCACATCATCTCGTACTGACCCCGGATGGAAAATACATTGTCGTTGGTAATGCCGGCAGCAACAACCTGGTACTGGTGGACCCGGTAAGCGGGGAACTGGTCAAGCGCATCCCCGGTATTGCCGATCCCTATCACCTGGCATTCAGTCCCGATAACAAGTGGTTTGTTGCCAACGGCAATCGCCTTGACCGGGTAGATATCTATCGTTATGACAACGCCGACTTCAGGCTGGTAAAAAGAGTGCGATTGCCCAAGACGCCAAGTCACATGGCCTATTCGCCAGACAGCTCCAGGGTATATATCACGCTGCAGGAGAGTGACCAGGTGGCGCGCATTGATCTTGACAGCCAGACTGTTGACTGGGTTGTATCGGTAGGTCGACAACCGGCAGGTATATGGATGACACCTGACAACAAGCACCTGCTGGTGGCGCATACTGGTGCTGATGATCTCAGCGTACTCGAGGCTGGTCAGGGCGGTATTGTCAAGACCATCAAGACTGACAAGGGCGCGCATAACTTTACCGCCGTCGGCGACGGCCGCCACCTGTTATTGTCCAACCGTGTTGCCGGAAACATTTCGGTAATTGACTACCATGATCTCAAAGAAGTGGAGCGCTTCCCGGTGCCCGGCGGCCCGGACGATATGGAGCTGACCAATGATGGCCAGGAGCTGTGGGTCACGACACGCTGGATCAACCGGGTAACAGTCGTTGACTGGCCAAGCCGTAAAGTCAAAAAGCTGATCAAGGTCGGGCGTTCACCGCATGGCCTGTATTTCCGGAACCATGCGCCTCGTCAGTAA
- a CDS encoding (2Fe-2S)-binding protein yields MATIKINGKKVSVDADGDTPLLWVLREQLELTGTKYGCGIGTCGACTVHINGKAVRSCTLPLSSVSEDQDVVTIEGLSGDSSHPVQQAWKELDVPQCGYCQSGMIMSAAALLKNKPDPSNADIDANITNICRCGTFNRVRKGIHLAAKISRQPGKGGRS; encoded by the coding sequence ATGGCCACAATAAAAATCAACGGCAAAAAAGTTTCAGTGGATGCGGATGGTGATACGCCACTGCTGTGGGTGTTGCGCGAGCAGCTTGAGCTTACCGGTACCAAGTATGGTTGCGGTATCGGGACGTGTGGCGCTTGCACTGTACATATTAATGGTAAAGCGGTGCGTTCCTGCACCCTGCCTTTGTCATCAGTCAGTGAAGATCAGGATGTCGTCACGATTGAAGGACTTTCCGGTGACAGCAGTCACCCGGTACAGCAAGCCTGGAAAGAACTCGATGTGCCGCAGTGCGGTTATTGCCAGTCGGGCATGATTATGTCGGCGGCGGCGTTATTGAAAAACAAGCCCGATCCCAGTAATGCTGACATCGATGCCAACATCACCAATATCTGTCGTTGTGGCACGTTTAACCGGGTGCGCAAGGGCATACACCTGGCGGCTAAAATCAGCAGGCAGCCCGGCAAGGGCGGGAGGTCATGA
- a CDS encoding NAD(P)-dependent oxidoreductase, which yields MDKIGFIGLGIMGLPMALNLKRAGYDIYACARKPERLQLLLAQGATACATPARVAESSDVIIIMVSDTPDVEQVVLGDDGVVAGARAGSVVVDMSTISPSVSRQIASRLEQAGVDMLDAPVSGGEKGAIEGTLSIMVGGNAAVLERTRPVFEVLGSKIVHIGDHGAGQVAKACNQLIIAQTVAAIGEAFMLAKANEVDPFRVREALLGGFAASRVLENHGQRMLTDNFGAGFKARLHQKDLRIALESAAELGIAIPGAAAAAKLLDEVARRGMGEEDSIAIYRLQQELNVKNSGPEKS from the coding sequence ATGGATAAAATCGGGTTTATCGGGTTGGGCATTATGGGGTTGCCGATGGCGCTCAATTTGAAACGAGCGGGATACGATATCTATGCCTGCGCGCGCAAACCTGAACGCCTGCAGTTGTTGCTGGCCCAGGGCGCAACCGCCTGTGCGACGCCCGCCCGGGTGGCGGAATCGTCAGATGTAATCATTATTATGGTATCTGACACGCCTGACGTAGAACAGGTTGTGCTGGGTGACGATGGCGTTGTTGCCGGCGCCAGGGCCGGTTCAGTGGTGGTGGATATGAGTACTATTTCACCATCAGTCAGTCGCCAGATTGCTTCCCGGCTCGAACAGGCTGGAGTGGACATGCTTGATGCGCCCGTATCAGGGGGTGAAAAGGGCGCCATCGAAGGAACCTTGTCCATCATGGTTGGTGGTAATGCTGCCGTACTGGAAAGGACAAGGCCGGTATTCGAAGTGCTGGGCAGCAAGATAGTTCATATCGGCGATCATGGCGCCGGCCAGGTGGCCAAGGCATGCAACCAGCTGATAATTGCCCAGACTGTCGCCGCCATTGGTGAAGCGTTTATGCTGGCCAAAGCCAACGAGGTTGATCCGTTCCGGGTGCGCGAAGCACTGCTTGGCGGTTTCGCGGCCAGCCGGGTCCTGGAGAATCACGGCCAGCGCATGCTCACGGACAACTTTGGCGCCGGGTTCAAGGCCAGGCTACATCAGAAAGATCTGCGCATCGCCCTGGAAAGTGCCGCCGAGCTGGGAATTGCTATCCCCGGGGCAGCGGCTGCCGCGAAGTTACTGGACGAAGTAGCCCGCCGGGGCATGGGCGAGGAAGATTCCATCGCCATTTATCGTCTACAACAAGAGCTAAATGTAAAGAATTCCGGTCCCGAAAAATCGTGA
- a CDS encoding dipeptidase: MRSFHCPAHTLAAVLTIALTGCSGAIDDRKNTVTVSPPYQANDDALTFHQSLRIVDLHADTLLWNRDLLVRNNRGHADLPRLQQGNIAVQLFGVVTGAPLPFRIRDNQDRLDSISLLTRIQRWPDITHNSRLQRALYQAEKLRNASRHSDGMLRLVRTGKDLDQLLAARRNNRNITGAILALEGAHALEGNVENLAALHQAGFRVLGLAHFFDNEMAGSAHGTDRYGLTEKGKALVRQATTLGMIIDISHASARTIDDVLTITDKPVIASHGGVRATCDTPRNLDDSQARKIAATGGVIGIGLFALASCGRTLEDTVKAMRHVADLVGIEHVALGSDFDGATETVIDVSGLVLLTEALQQAGFKHKEISMLMGDNSLRVLRGSLPAN, from the coding sequence ATGCGAAGTTTCCACTGTCCCGCCCACACGCTTGCGGCTGTATTGACCATTGCATTGACTGGATGCAGTGGCGCCATTGATGACCGGAAAAACACGGTCACTGTTTCGCCGCCCTACCAGGCCAACGATGACGCCTTGACCTTCCATCAATCGCTGCGCATTGTCGACCTGCATGCCGATACATTGTTATGGAATCGCGACCTGCTGGTTCGCAACAACCGTGGTCACGCAGACCTGCCACGGCTTCAACAAGGCAACATTGCTGTGCAGCTGTTTGGTGTTGTCACCGGTGCTCCACTACCGTTCCGCATTCGTGACAATCAAGACCGATTGGACAGCATAAGCCTGCTGACGCGGATTCAGCGCTGGCCGGATATTACCCATAACAGTCGCCTGCAACGGGCACTGTACCAGGCGGAAAAACTGCGTAACGCATCGAGGCACTCAGACGGGATGCTGAGACTTGTTCGTACCGGCAAAGACCTGGACCAGTTATTGGCCGCGCGTCGTAATAACCGCAATATCACCGGCGCCATACTGGCACTTGAAGGCGCTCATGCACTTGAAGGAAATGTCGAGAATCTCGCAGCCCTGCACCAGGCCGGCTTTCGGGTACTGGGACTGGCGCATTTCTTCGATAACGAGATGGCTGGATCTGCGCATGGAACAGACCGATACGGCCTCACTGAAAAAGGCAAGGCATTGGTACGACAAGCGACTACACTTGGCATGATCATTGATATATCTCACGCCTCTGCGCGAACCATTGATGATGTACTGACAATTACCGACAAGCCCGTGATTGCCTCACATGGCGGCGTTCGTGCTACATGCGATACGCCTCGCAACCTTGACGATAGCCAGGCCAGGAAAATTGCAGCTACCGGCGGTGTGATCGGTATCGGCCTGTTCGCTCTTGCCAGTTGCGGACGCACACTTGAAGATACGGTCAAGGCCATGCGCCATGTCGCCGACCTGGTCGGTATCGAACACGTTGCACTGGGCTCGGATTTTGACGGCGCCACAGAAACTGTTATTGATGTGAGCGGACTGGTATTGCTCACTGAAGCCCTGCAGCAAGCTGGCTTTAAACACAAGGAAATCAGCATGCTCATGGGTGACAACAGCCTTCGTGTATTACGAGGCAGTCTGCCGGCAAACTAG
- a CDS encoding DsrE family protein — translation MKPVPRTLITVLAVLLFPLAAAAGFRAELEQLLGGDRPDGVVFEIATGDAGALEWALPRTDEAIRKLRAKWPDLEIVIVSHGKEQFALTRDSVGKKEVKKQVLDLVSKDKVSVHVCGAFASMNNVSEDAFPDHINVSAHGPEQIKDYQSLGYRLIRLSKDD, via the coding sequence ATGAAACCAGTACCACGCACGTTGATTACAGTTTTGGCCGTCCTGTTGTTTCCCCTGGCAGCAGCTGCCGGATTCCGTGCGGAACTGGAGCAGCTTTTGGGCGGTGACCGACCAGACGGTGTTGTCTTCGAAATTGCTACGGGTGATGCCGGTGCACTGGAATGGGCGTTGCCAAGAACTGACGAGGCCATACGAAAGCTGAGGGCAAAGTGGCCAGACCTGGAAATTGTTATTGTCAGCCACGGAAAGGAACAGTTTGCGCTGACACGTGACAGCGTCGGAAAAAAGGAAGTAAAAAAACAGGTGCTGGACCTGGTTTCAAAAGACAAGGTAAGTGTGCACGTATGCGGCGCGTTTGCCAGCATGAACAATGTTTCCGAGGACGCGTTTCCTGATCATATTAATGTCAGCGCCCATGGCCCTGAACAGATCAAGGATTACCAGTCTCTCGGTTACAGGTTAATCAGGTTAAGCAAGGATGACTGA
- a CDS encoding polysaccharide deacetylase family protein codes for MRLVSKLVAATLGGIVSASVFAGECRQTAYLTFDTGNMAHAQFIADTLRQRNIRATFFLSNTPTYRGDHALDESWRDYWQQRVSEGHVMGNHTWSHYFARQDDNDGRLRVVDRSGKTHHLSRSQWCAELSRVEQQFNKLTGKRLRAMWRAPGGRTTQQSLRWAAQCGYPVHIGWDDAGYVGDDASSERVSNETLLANALKNISNGDIVLMHLGIWSRKTPAAPILPQLLDGLARRGFCFDQMTAGKR; via the coding sequence ATGCGCCTCGTCAGTAAGCTGGTTGCCGCCACGCTGGGCGGGATTGTATCGGCATCCGTGTTTGCCGGTGAATGCCGGCAGACCGCCTACCTGACTTTTGATACCGGCAACATGGCGCACGCCCAATTCATTGCTGACACACTCAGGCAACGGAATATTCGGGCGACGTTTTTTCTTTCCAATACGCCGACCTATCGCGGCGATCATGCGCTTGACGAAAGCTGGCGCGACTACTGGCAACAGCGTGTCAGCGAAGGCCATGTCATGGGCAATCACACCTGGTCACACTATTTTGCGCGGCAGGATGATAATGATGGTCGCCTGCGTGTTGTTGATCGTTCCGGAAAGACACATCATCTGTCCAGATCGCAATGGTGCGCAGAGCTCAGCCGGGTGGAGCAACAGTTCAACAAGCTGACCGGCAAGCGATTACGCGCCATGTGGCGTGCACCCGGCGGTCGTACCACCCAGCAAAGTCTTCGATGGGCGGCTCAATGCGGTTACCCGGTACACATAGGCTGGGATGATGCCGGTTATGTTGGTGATGATGCGTCTTCCGAGCGAGTCTCCAACGAGACCTTGTTGGCCAATGCGCTGAAGAATATCAGCAATGGCGATATCGTATTGATGCACCTTGGTATCTGGAGTCGCAAAACTCCGGCTGCACCGATACTGCCGCAACTTCTAGATGGTCTTGCGCGGCGCGGCTTTTGTTTTGACCAGATGACTGCCGGCAAACGCTGA
- a CDS encoding winged helix-turn-helix domain-containing protein, which translates to MNSSIHVGNWLVTPATGQVSRGSKEHRLEPKAMAVLVYLVEHAGEIISREQLEQEVWQGTIVTYEALTVTINKIRSALEDDPKNPDHIETLPKRGYRLIAPIKENIQGVNGGRNGQGSRDNTMMTRLAVMATLILMAVIAGLYFYNRDADDPVALTLPENNLPSIAVIPFANLNNDPEQDYFAGGITEYLITDLSRLSSLLVTSRNSVLGYNSRSANIRNIGKTLNVRYVLTGSVYREGRQMRIATQLNDANSGLQVWADRYDRTIDDLFKVQDEIISKIVAALVAKVGKSEQVLLSRNYTPNHEAHDYFIRGNALYTSISKEGNSLAREMFLKAVEIDPVFASAYGAIALTYVDDYRRKWGADPEGAVDRAFEYANRALAIDRNAAVAYVVMAYAYLYGRKQPDKAILAARQAIKLFPNYADAYAITGSAYSFIGRSADAIRVNLHAIRLNPNSSYIYYANLGRDYYFLNQPEKAIDSLGEAILRNENYLNAHIYLAATYASLDRIEDAAWEVDKILVLDPEFSLDYWAGTQPYRDRKRLEAMINDLRKAGLSNQASRVPPG; encoded by the coding sequence ATGAATAGTTCGATTCATGTGGGCAACTGGCTGGTTACGCCCGCAACAGGACAAGTATCAAGAGGCAGCAAGGAACATCGTCTTGAGCCCAAGGCGATGGCGGTACTGGTGTACCTGGTCGAACACGCCGGGGAAATCATCAGCCGCGAACAGCTTGAACAGGAGGTCTGGCAGGGCACGATAGTTACCTACGAGGCATTGACGGTCACAATTAACAAGATCCGCTCCGCCCTCGAGGATGATCCGAAGAACCCCGACCATATAGAGACCCTGCCGAAACGTGGCTACCGGCTGATTGCCCCGATCAAGGAAAATATACAAGGTGTCAATGGCGGCCGGAACGGGCAGGGATCGCGAGACAACACCATGATGACGAGACTTGCGGTCATGGCTACCCTGATCCTGATGGCGGTGATAGCCGGACTGTATTTTTACAATCGCGACGCCGATGATCCCGTGGCACTCACGTTGCCCGAGAACAATTTACCCTCTATCGCCGTCATTCCGTTTGCCAATCTCAACAATGATCCGGAGCAGGACTACTTCGCCGGCGGAATCACTGAATACCTGATTACTGATTTGTCACGACTGTCCAGCCTCCTGGTCACGTCACGCAACTCGGTGCTGGGCTACAACAGCCGGTCAGCCAACATCAGAAACATTGGCAAAACACTCAATGTCCGATATGTATTGACCGGAAGCGTATATCGCGAAGGCAGGCAGATGCGTATTGCCACACAGCTGAACGATGCCAACAGCGGTCTGCAGGTATGGGCCGACCGCTATGATCGAACTATCGATGACCTGTTCAAGGTTCAGGACGAAATCATCAGCAAGATCGTCGCCGCGCTGGTGGCCAAGGTCGGCAAAAGCGAACAGGTTTTGCTCAGCCGAAACTACACGCCAAACCATGAAGCACACGATTACTTTATTCGTGGAAATGCGCTGTATACCTCCATATCCAAGGAAGGTAATTCACTGGCCCGCGAAATGTTTCTCAAGGCTGTTGAAATCGATCCTGTTTTTGCCAGTGCTTACGGCGCCATTGCCCTGACCTATGTTGATGACTACCGACGCAAATGGGGCGCCGACCCGGAAGGCGCCGTTGACCGCGCCTTTGAGTACGCCAACCGCGCACTGGCCATCGACCGGAACGCCGCGGTGGCCTACGTGGTCATGGCCTACGCCTATCTCTATGGGCGCAAACAACCAGACAAGGCCATTCTCGCGGCTCGACAGGCTATCAAGCTGTTTCCCAATTACGCCGATGCCTACGCAATAACCGGGTCAGCGTACTCGTTTATCGGACGGTCCGCAGATGCAATTCGCGTCAACCTTCATGCCATTCGACTGAATCCTAATTCCAGTTATATTTATTATGCCAATCTCGGGCGTGATTACTATTTTCTCAATCAGCCGGAAAAAGCAATCGACAGTCTCGGTGAAGCCATTCTTCGTAACGAGAACTACCTAAACGCACATATTTACCTGGCTGCTACCTACGCCAGCCTGGATCGAATCGAAGATGCCGCCTGGGAAGTAGACAAGATATTGGTTCTCGATCCCGAATTTTCCCTTGACTACTGGGCCGGAACACAGCCCTACCGGGACAGGAAACGCCTCGAAGCCATGATCAACGATCTACGCAAGGCCGGGCTGTCGAACCAGGCCTCACGCGTTCCACCCGGATAA
- a CDS encoding sterol desaturase family protein: MHYLLDLLEPLQIWLFQALVLPFMYEAGLMTWADSAFDATGIFLLALLQIAVVYALLRPLELWYPAEAGTRDGHEVRTDVYYTLFYRTGALPLLFFVTLGPAIDAIQINLRARDIIPPNLEDLLPGLNNSPLLAFACYVIAIDFFEYWRHRFQHQLNWWWALHAVHHSQQQLSLWTDERNHLVDGLIQSVWMATVAQIIGVPGTHFIGIVFLVQLVESLSHTNVRLHFGRWFGLVLVSPCYHRLHHGIGIGHEGHKRGCNFATLFPLWDRLFGTANFSESYPRTGIRDQLDGVNYGRGLLEQQLLGISRLLAIWHARKQATGNN; encoded by the coding sequence ATGCACTACCTGCTGGATCTTCTGGAACCGCTGCAAATCTGGTTGTTCCAGGCGCTGGTATTGCCCTTTATGTATGAAGCAGGGCTCATGACCTGGGCGGACAGCGCCTTTGATGCAACCGGCATTTTCCTGCTCGCGCTGCTGCAAATTGCTGTTGTTTACGCACTGTTGCGACCGCTGGAGTTATGGTACCCGGCAGAGGCGGGTACTCGGGACGGGCACGAGGTTCGTACCGACGTTTATTACACGCTGTTTTACCGGACCGGCGCCCTGCCGTTGCTGTTTTTTGTCACGCTTGGTCCGGCTATTGATGCGATCCAGATCAACTTGCGCGCACGCGATATCATTCCGCCCAACCTGGAAGACCTGTTGCCTGGCCTGAACAACAGCCCGCTACTGGCTTTTGCCTGTTACGTTATTGCCATAGATTTTTTTGAATACTGGCGTCATCGCTTCCAGCATCAACTTAACTGGTGGTGGGCCCTGCATGCGGTGCATCACAGCCAGCAGCAGTTGTCGTTGTGGACCGATGAACGCAATCATCTTGTTGATGGCTTGATACAGTCTGTGTGGATGGCGACCGTGGCCCAGATCATCGGCGTACCGGGCACCCATTTTATCGGGATTGTTTTCCTGGTGCAGCTGGTGGAAAGCCTGTCGCATACAAATGTCCGGTTACATTTCGGCCGCTGGTTTGGTCTTGTCCTGGTCAGCCCCTGTTATCATCGATTGCATCACGGCATTGGTATCGGTCATGAGGGCCACAAGCGCGGCTGCAATTTCGCCACCCTGTTCCCGCTGTGGGACCGGCTGTTTGGTACCGCCAACTTCAGCGAGAGTTACCCGCGTACCGGTATTCGTGACCAGCTTGACGGCGTCAACTACGGGCGGGGCCTGCTTGAACAGCAGTTGCTGGGGATATCGCGGTTGCTGGCGATTTGGCATGCGCGCAAGCAGGCAACCGGTAACAACTAG
- a CDS encoding transporter substrate-binding domain-containing protein has protein sequence MIGIYQKVHQVPGSRLVLAVAVIISLQAFSCLASPAAPSTVRTIKAVVPASFPPYYQVNSLGKPSGFAIDIMDSIAADNNLVIEYRMVPSWQDVFELARSGQADLIPNVGESAEREKFLEFTNPVQTFNIVVFTASDSRLRVQKPSDLAGTQVGVVKTNIGAKIVGGIDGVDGVEFDSFEQALFALLSGDIEALVYPENVGWRLVIRSKQENAVKVVGAPLAKIQRAMGIRKGDAELLAMMNAGINRLKETGRYDEIAGRWFAEKPPFFSLKKLLWLFVAAVISIVMLFNLWRYRYVVNQKKRLDVLVEERTRRLSESEARLHESRNMLQNVINTIPVRVFWKDRGLNYLGCNKLFARDAGLGNEREIIGKDDFDLAWSSQAELYQRDDRAVMDSGEVKLNFEEPQTTPAGDTIWLETSKIPLRDVNNDIIGILGTYQDITSRKNAESELISARNEAVNANKAKSQFLSVISHELRTPLTSIKGALALLSNDLVKDVDDISSMLRIAYENSERLNILVNDILDFEKMASGNMKFKKETLSVKNLVEESVQLNQGYARHFNVNVDFADEGVDGTIAGDRERLLQVLSNLISNAVKHSPENETVSVSIQHVGGNIRVSVADSGDGIPHDFHARVFDEFSQADASDTRSKSGTGLGLAIARNVVEQHGGVIGFDSIPGQGATFYFELARVDNVSGAHA, from the coding sequence ATGATCGGGATTTATCAGAAAGTACACCAGGTGCCAGGATCGAGACTGGTGTTGGCGGTTGCGGTGATCATTTCGCTGCAGGCGTTTTCGTGCCTGGCGAGCCCGGCAGCACCATCAACTGTTCGAACAATCAAGGCCGTGGTGCCGGCGTCATTCCCTCCGTATTACCAGGTAAACAGTCTTGGCAAGCCTTCAGGATTCGCCATCGATATTATGGATTCCATTGCTGCCGACAATAACCTCGTTATCGAATATCGCATGGTGCCATCGTGGCAGGATGTATTTGAGCTGGCCAGGTCAGGTCAAGCGGATTTGATCCCGAATGTCGGGGAATCCGCGGAGCGGGAAAAATTCCTCGAATTCACCAATCCCGTCCAGACATTCAATATCGTTGTCTTTACCGCGAGCGACAGCCGGCTACGTGTGCAGAAGCCATCCGACCTGGCCGGCACCCAGGTCGGCGTCGTGAAGACCAATATTGGCGCCAAAATTGTCGGCGGCATAGACGGTGTTGACGGTGTTGAGTTCGACAGCTTTGAGCAGGCGTTATTCGCCTTGTTGAGCGGCGATATTGAAGCGCTGGTCTACCCGGAAAATGTTGGCTGGAGGCTGGTGATTCGATCGAAACAGGAGAATGCTGTCAAGGTGGTTGGTGCACCGCTCGCGAAAATCCAGCGAGCCATGGGCATTCGCAAGGGAGACGCAGAGCTGCTGGCCATGATGAATGCCGGGATCAATCGGCTAAAGGAAACGGGCAGGTACGATGAAATAGCCGGGCGATGGTTTGCTGAAAAACCGCCGTTTTTCAGCCTGAAGAAACTCCTTTGGCTGTTTGTCGCCGCGGTCATATCCATAGTCATGCTATTCAATCTCTGGCGGTACCGGTATGTCGTCAACCAGAAGAAGCGTCTTGATGTACTGGTCGAAGAGCGCACGCGCCGCCTGAGTGAAAGTGAAGCGCGACTGCATGAATCACGGAACATGTTGCAGAACGTTATCAATACCATACCGGTCAGGGTGTTCTGGAAAGACAGGGGCCTGAACTATCTTGGCTGCAACAAATTGTTTGCCAGGGACGCGGGGCTGGGTAACGAAAGGGAAATTATCGGCAAGGATGATTTTGATTTGGCCTGGTCCAGCCAGGCAGAACTCTACCAGCGAGATGACCGGGCAGTTATGGATTCAGGCGAGGTGAAGCTGAATTTTGAAGAACCGCAAACAACGCCCGCCGGTGACACGATCTGGCTTGAAACCAGCAAAATTCCACTGCGTGATGTCAATAACGACATTATCGGAATACTCGGGACGTACCAGGACATTACATCAAGAAAGAATGCCGAATCAGAACTGATATCGGCCAGGAACGAGGCGGTAAATGCCAACAAGGCCAAATCACAATTCCTGTCGGTTATAAGTCATGAGTTGCGTACGCCGTTGACTTCCATCAAGGGTGCGCTGGCGCTGCTTTCCAACGACCTGGTCAAGGATGTGGATGATATAAGCAGCATGCTCCGGATAGCCTATGAAAACAGCGAGAGGCTGAATATCCTGGTTAACGATATTCTTGATTTTGAAAAAATGGCTTCAGGAAACATGAAGTTCAAAAAGGAAACACTTTCGGTCAAAAATCTTGTCGAGGAATCTGTCCAGCTTAACCAGGGTTACGCAAGGCATTTCAATGTGAACGTTGATTTTGCTGATGAGGGTGTGGACGGAACAATCGCGGGTGACAGGGAGAGGTTGCTGCAGGTGCTGTCAAACCTGATATCCAATGCCGTGAAGCATTCGCCTGAAAATGAAACTGTCAGTGTTTCAATCCAGCATGTTGGCGGGAATATTCGTGTTTCGGTAGCGGATAGCGGCGACGGAATTCCGCATGATTTCCATGCCCGTGTATTTGACGAGTTTTCCCAGGCGGATGCATCAGACACCCGCAGCAAGAGTGGTACCGGTCTTGGCCTGGCCATTGCCAGGAACGTCGTTGAGCAGCATGGCGGTGTCATCGGTTTTGACAGCATTCCCGGGCAGGGTGCGACATTCTATTTTGAGCTGGCGAGGGTGGATAATGTTTCAGGCGCGCATGCATGA